Genomic DNA from Acidimicrobiales bacterium:
GACTTCAGGACTGCACTTAATTGGCTTGCGACAGGAGAACTGCGGTCGAAGCTGGCTGAACTGGAGAGTCAGGCGGGGAGGCCTTCTGCAGGCTCGATGGCCGTAGAAGCTGCGATTGCCGAGCTTGAGCCGGTTGTCGTGGAGTCGTCGGAAGAGAAGAGAAGGCAAAAGGCTGGGAGCAAGCCTGCGGCAATTGTGGTTGCCGAGCCAGAGAAGTCCGACCAATTTTCGGAGGACCTACTCCGTTGGGCGAAGCTTCCGCCAGCGCTTAGCGAGGTCGATCTCAGTCCATATCTTCACTTGGCGGCGTCGTTCACCGCAACGCCGCTCATTGACTCAGGGCTTCCCGAACGCTTGCGTGATCTCGGTGCAAATTTGCTGTCGTCGAGCCGAACGGCACAGAAGTCAGTCACGGACGAAGATTTGCTGGCCTTGTCGGAGTCTGATGCGACGGCACTCATCCAGCATCTCGGTCGTATGGCACGAGATCGCCCCGCGGACCTGATTTCCGGAGTTGGAGGCATCTTGCGCGTTGCCAGGCTATCGAAACTGGAGGAGCGAGCGAAGCGAGCTTTGCTGTCGGTTCCTGCTAAGGACGTTAAAGCTCCAGTGGTCCTGCTCTTTGGGCATGAGGACGCCAAGACTTACGGCGATGTGCTGCAGCATTGGTCCGATGGATCGACCGAGGACTCGGTAAAAACAGCTGTTGGCGCCCAGCGAAACCAGAGGGTCAAGAGCTAATGGGTACGAGTGGTGCGTACACAGGCGCGGGTGGAACAGCAGGCAAGGAGGTGGCCGAAGGTCTCGGAGAGTGGATCGATTCCCTGCCTAGCGCCCCGCCGGGAGGTGATGAGACTTCAGATGGATCGACCAATCCCGATTCAGACCGTCCGATAACCCAGCTATCGCCGAGGGTGGTCACCGGGCTCATGGGTCTCTTGCGGCCGCGAGGTAGGTCTTCCGGATCCGCAGACGGACCCGGTGCAGGTGGAGGCGCAGGCCGGGGCGGTCGGGGTATTGCTAGTTCTGGTGGTAGTAAGACAAGAGCCGGGTCAGGCCGGTCGACGCAACGTTTGTCAGCTGTTGGCGGACGGGCAGCAGCGGGTGCATATGCCTTCGCTCGCGGGGATGTCGCTGGACTCCAACGACTAGGTCTCGATTACGCCGAACTAAGCGCACTTAATGACCCCCTAGAGGTGACTCGTCGAATCGTCGATGCGGTGTGTGGTGAGCGGGCCGAAAACAAACTTGAGAGCGAAGAGGAGCGTTACGTAGCTGCTGCGGTGGCGGATTGGATCCTTGTAGAAAATCAGCGGGGCTCGATTCTTGAGCCGGACGACATCGCTCGGTACACGATCGCAACGGTTATAGCGGAGGTTCTCAGTTCTGAGTTGGCTGTAGCACTTCGCGAACGCCCTGATGAGGTTAGGGCGGTTGCCGAAGACGAGCTGCGTGATGCTGCGTCAGTCCTTGCTGGGCAAGCGGATCTGACAGCGACAGGGGCTTCGGAGCTCCAACTCACAACCGCCATCGAGGATGGAATCGAGAAGCTGCGGATGATCTACGGAGCGAGCGCATGACTTTCGAGTACGAACTGAAACTCACAGAACGGTCGAACCCGAGCAGCGATGACCCTTCTCGTACCTTCTATTGGCCGCCGCCCACCGGTGCGTCCAGCTTCTTATCGCCCTTCGGACCCGACCTAGGGACTGTGGGCGCAGCGAACGTGCTCAACGTTGATCTGGTTCGGTTGGCAGTTCTTGTTCTCGCCGCAGATCGCTCGTCATTGCGCAGAGTTGGATCTACGAACTGGTCGAGTCGAGACTTTTCGCTCATCATCCCTGTCTCGGACAAGAACATCTGGGATGCGGCGAGTGACGAAGTTGAACAGCTGCTCGGTTTTCTAACTGGGGACAACTGGGAGTTGAGTTTCCGTACAACGCCTCCTGCGGGTGAGAGGATCAGGCCGTCCTCGGACATGCCTAGACCAGCGCGCGTAGTTCTGATGAGCGGCGGAGCGGACTCTGCGCTAGGTGTGCTGGAGTCCCGCCTCAAGCTCAGTGCAGATCAATCGCACATACTTGTTTCGCACTTAGGTCTCACCACGTTGTCGCCGATTCAGCGAAGGGTTGCAGAACAGGCAGAGTCCCTCGCTCCAGGGCCGCTTCAGGAACTGAATCAAGTTCGTCTGACTCGCAAGCGGTATCAGGTCGATGGCTCGAAGTTTCAGAGCGAGACCTCAACGCGATCACGCTCGTTTCTCTTTCTCGCGCTGGGACTAGCGTATGCCTCCGTTCACGACGTGCCGCTTTGGATTCCTGAGAACGGGTTCGCTTCGCTGAACCCGCCGCTTGCTTCGAATCGTCGCGGAAGCCTTTCGACCCGGACGACCCACCCAGCATTTATCGAGGGATTGTCGGAAATTCTGAGTCAGGTCGGAGCGCAGGCCGAGATCGTTAACCCGTTTGCCGGAATGACCAAAGGCCAGATGTTTCGGTCGGCTGCCGACAGGGTTGGGGAGGGAAAGGCCAGCCAGTTCCTTTCGGCGACCCACTCATGCGGACTGACCGGTCAGCGTTCCAAGGGAGTCCCTCCGACGCTTCAATGCGGAGTCTGCTTCGGCTGCGTAGTGCGACGTGCCTCGTTCAAGGCAGCTGGAATAGTGGACGCTACGCCCTATGCGACCGCTGATCCGTCCGATGAGCTTCAGAAGTGGCTAGACAAGAATTCAGTTATCCCTGACATGCGTGGGTTCGTGCGCCGTGGTGTGACGAACCGCGACCTATTGGCCCTCGGTCTCCCGAAGAGTTATCCGATATGGCAGGCTCGTGACTTGTGTGATCGCGGTGTCGAGGAACTCCGGGGAGTAGTAGGGTGAGGCGGCTTCGTGCTCTCGACCTGCACGCTCATGTCGATGCCGGAATCGAGCCTGCTGAACTGACTGCTCTTGAAGCTGTGGTGTTTGCGGCGACAAGGTCGCTCGACGAGGCCGAACAGGTGTCGGCTCGCACTGATTCGATGACCATCTGGGGAGTTGGGTGTCACCCAGGACTTGTCGGGTCTCAAAAGTCCTTCGACGTAGAGCGCTTCCGCGCTCTGATCGGGCAGAGTGCATTCGTCGCTGAGATGGGCCTTGATGGCGGGTCTCGGGTTCCGATCGAAACTCAGAAGCGAACCCTGGGTGATGCCCTGAGCGTGTTGGTGGATTCGCCACGAATCACCTCACTCCATAGCTACCGAGCAACGTCCGAGGTGCTAGAGCTGCTCGAGCAGTATCCGCAGGCTGGCGTCGTCCTGCATTGGTGGCTCGGTACAGAAGAGGAAACGCATCGTGCTATTCAACTTGGATGCTACTTTTCGATCAACCGATCCTCCGTCCGACGAGAGGACTTGCTGAGCCTAATTCCTCTGGAAAGAGTGTTCGCCGAGACGGACCATCCATTCGGAGACAAGGGTCGAGGGATCCGTCGTCCTGGTGAGGTCAGTGAGGTGGAGACTGCTATCGGCAAGACGCACGGGCTGGCTGCTGCCGATGTCCGGAAGCAGACTTGGATCAACCTAAGTAGCCTTGTTTCCGACACGCGGGTTGGACCATTGCTGCCGACCGAGGTTCGGCGTCAGTTGGTAGCGCTAGCCCGGATCTTTCGTAGCTGAGGTCTGGGAGGCTCGCGAAAAGCCCTCCGACCTGGGATGATGTGAGTTCTCACACAAACATCAATCGGTCCAGTCTCGGAGGGCTCTCGATGCGCAACGCTACCACCCTTGTTCGACCACGTTCAGTGACCGGCGACGGCACGGGAATGGTGTCCCACGCCGGCCTGGTCTGGCTCGCAGAAACCGCTGATCTGGCTGGGTTGACCGCCGGATTGACCACCGCGATGGCATCGGTCCCTCAGCGTCGCCACGACCCGGGCCGCACCCTCACCCAGATGATCCTCGCCCTGGCCGACGGCGCGACCTGTCTGTCGGATCTGGCAGCGATCCGTGCCCAGACCTCGATGTTCGGGCCGGTCGCGTCCGACGCGACGGTGTGGCGCAGCTTCAACCAGATCGGACCGGTCGAGTTGCGTGGCATCGCAACAGCTCGAGCCACAGCACGTGAGCGCGCCTGGAAAGCGGGTGCCGGCCCAGCCGGAGAGGACCTGATCATCGATTTCGACGCGACGCTGATCAACACCAGAGCCGACAAACAAGACGCCCGCCCCAACTACAAACGCGGCTACGGGCATCACCCGCTGCTGGCGATGATCGCCGAGACCGACGAAGTGCTGTGCGCCAAGCTGCGGCCAGGAAACGCCGGATCGAACACCGCCATCGATCACGTCACCGTCCTCGCTGACGCTCTCACGCAACTCCCGGCGTCGTGGCGTGCCGGCCACACGCCCGGCGACGATCCGGCCACGGTCGAGCACCGAGTCCTGGTTCGTGCCGACGCCGGCGGGGCCAGCCATTGGTTCGCCGAGGAATGCGTCGACCGGAACCTCGAGTTCTCCTTCGGGTTCCACATCGATCAACGCGTCCGTGACGCGGTGGTGTGTGTCCCCACCGGCTGCTGGCATCACGCCATCGACAGTGACGGGACCCGACGCGACGGCGCCGAAGTGGTCGAGCTCACCGAGTTCGTCAACCTCGGCACATGGCCAGAAGGGACCCGGCTGATCGTTCGCCGCGAGCGGCCACACCCCGGCGCCCAGCTCACCTTGTTCGACACCATCGAAGGATTCCGCCACACCGCGTTCATCACGAACCAGAACAGCGCGGATGTCTCCGCCCTCGAACTCCGGCAGCGACAGCGGGCCCGTGCCGAGAACGTGATCCGCGACACCAAGGCCTGCGGCCTGGCGAACCTGCCGTTCGACTGCATCGTGAACAACGAGGTCTGGATGAACCTGTGCTTCGCCGCGAATGACCTGTTGGCCTGGGCGCAACGCATCGGCTGTGTCGGTCAACTCCGGCGGGCGACACCGAAAACGATCCGCCACCGACTCCTCCACACCGCAGCCCGAATCAGCCCCAACAGCCGCAGACTCCGTCTCGACAACGACTGGCCCTGGACCCGCCACATCCTCGACGCCATCCACCGAGTCCGAACCGCCTTCCGAACACTCACCGTGACCGCCACACCGGCAGCTCACACAGCCCTATGAAAGATCGGGGCTAGAGGGCTAGGCGAAGGTGGCCGGGTTTGAGTAGTTCAGATCCGCCGAGTTGTGAAACGCATCACGCAACGCCCATGTCGGTCCTCGGCCCATGGGGCCTCGTCACTCACGGAGTTGTTCGCTGGGGCTCACAACTCCCGCTCGACTTTGGTGCCGGGGTTCGAGAGCTGTCCTATGAGGTCCACGTCGTTCGCTTCGCTCACTTACCGAGTTGTTCGCTTGGGGCTCACAACGTCGCCGTCGTTCCTCGGCCTGGGGTCGAAGCCCTTACGGAGTTGTTCGCTACGAGCCGATTGCGCCCCACCGGCCGCCGAGGCTGTCAGGGGGCTGCGGTACAGTGCTGCCATG
This window encodes:
- a CDS encoding TatD family hydrolase gives rise to the protein MRRLRALDLHAHVDAGIEPAELTALEAVVFAATRSLDEAEQVSARTDSMTIWGVGCHPGLVGSQKSFDVERFRALIGQSAFVAEMGLDGGSRVPIETQKRTLGDALSVLVDSPRITSLHSYRATSEVLELLEQYPQAGVVLHWWLGTEEETHRAIQLGCYFSINRSSVRREDLLSLIPLERVFAETDHPFGDKGRGIRRPGEVSEVETAIGKTHGLAAADVRKQTWINLSSLVSDTRVGPLLPTEVRRQLVALARIFRS
- a CDS encoding IS1380 family transposase encodes the protein MRNATTLVRPRSVTGDGTGMVSHAGLVWLAETADLAGLTAGLTTAMASVPQRRHDPGRTLTQMILALADGATCLSDLAAIRAQTSMFGPVASDATVWRSFNQIGPVELRGIATARATARERAWKAGAGPAGEDLIIDFDATLINTRADKQDARPNYKRGYGHHPLLAMIAETDEVLCAKLRPGNAGSNTAIDHVTVLADALTQLPASWRAGHTPGDDPATVEHRVLVRADAGGASHWFAEECVDRNLEFSFGFHIDQRVRDAVVCVPTGCWHHAIDSDGTRRDGAEVVELTEFVNLGTWPEGTRLIVRRERPHPGAQLTLFDTIEGFRHTAFITNQNSADVSALELRQRQRARAENVIRDTKACGLANLPFDCIVNNEVWMNLCFAANDLLAWAQRIGCVGQLRRATPKTIRHRLLHTAARISPNSRRLRLDNDWPWTRHILDAIHRVRTAFRTLTVTATPAAHTAL